A genome region from Candidatus Zixiibacteriota bacterium includes the following:
- the typA gene encoding translational GTPase TypA, with amino-acid sequence MTDIAHIRNLAIVAHIDHGKTTLIDSVFKATQTFRANQEVAERLMDNNAIERERGITIRSKHCTVSWNDYLINIIDTPGHADFSGEVERVLSMVDSVLLLVDANEGPMPQTRYVLMRALKLGLRPIVIINKVDRPNARPDYALDKTFDLFIELGATDEQANFPVLYGSGLNGWFVNDLGKEEQKGMASLFQTIIDEVPAPGGNQDGDFLMQVSSLDWSDYIGQIGCGRVLRGTLRKGEDFTRIATKLKDPLRQDEGWELVSSSRAKGIHMWITRGLTRVETDKISAGDIVWLAGPPEIGIGDTFCKSEDTKEALRPLEIEQPTLSVFFLVNNGPFSGQDGTAIMLRQLKERLARELRVNVALRVEDIGRPDGVKVSGRGELHLAILIEEMRREGLELCISRPEVITRLDENGHVLEPIEQLMIDVPEQHQGIIIEKLARRRGELVSVENGSTGTIRIEFEIPTRGLIGYRSEFLTDTRGLGIMASRFVGYGSWRGNIVSRTKGSVISIETGSATAYALEGLQERSVIFVEPTEKVYTGQIVGENARTMDMTCNPTKRKHLTNHRSSTKDMGVKVDAPRKMTLEQAMEWIRDDELVEVTPKSIRIRKAILDGDDRRRASKKLLGLDESENGLQLRPSA; translated from the coding sequence ATGACTGATATAGCTCATATCCGAAATCTTGCTATTGTGGCTCATATTGACCACGGCAAAACGACTCTCATAGACTCTGTGTTCAAAGCAACACAGACCTTCCGGGCAAATCAGGAAGTGGCCGAACGGCTAATGGACAACAACGCAATAGAACGTGAACGTGGGATAACTATTCGTTCCAAGCACTGCACTGTATCGTGGAATGATTACTTGATAAATATCATTGATACTCCCGGTCACGCCGATTTCTCCGGCGAAGTTGAACGGGTACTCTCAATGGTAGACTCGGTTTTGTTGTTGGTTGATGCCAACGAAGGGCCGATGCCGCAGACCCGTTATGTGCTTATGCGTGCCCTGAAATTGGGTCTTCGCCCGATTGTCATTATCAATAAAGTAGACCGCCCGAACGCCCGTCCGGATTATGCCCTGGACAAGACCTTTGACCTCTTCATAGAACTGGGCGCTACCGATGAGCAGGCTAATTTTCCGGTACTCTATGGTTCCGGTCTTAACGGCTGGTTTGTCAATGATCTGGGTAAGGAAGAACAAAAGGGAATGGCTTCCCTGTTTCAGACAATCATTGACGAGGTCCCTGCTCCCGGGGGCAATCAGGATGGTGATTTCCTGATGCAGGTCAGCTCTCTTGATTGGAGTGACTATATCGGTCAAATCGGTTGTGGTCGGGTTCTTCGGGGTACTCTGAGGAAAGGTGAGGATTTCACACGCATAGCAACCAAGCTGAAAGATCCACTTCGTCAGGATGAAGGCTGGGAGTTGGTTTCTTCTTCAAGAGCAAAAGGTATCCACATGTGGATTACTCGCGGTCTGACACGGGTCGAGACCGACAAAATCTCCGCTGGCGATATCGTTTGGCTGGCCGGACCTCCCGAGATTGGGATTGGCGATACATTCTGCAAGAGTGAAGATACGAAGGAAGCATTAAGGCCTCTTGAGATCGAACAACCTACTCTATCTGTGTTTTTCTTAGTCAACAACGGACCGTTCTCAGGACAGGATGGCACAGCGATTATGCTCCGGCAGTTGAAAGAACGACTCGCAAGAGAACTGCGTGTAAATGTTGCTCTTCGAGTGGAAGATATCGGTCGGCCGGATGGTGTAAAAGTTTCAGGGCGCGGCGAACTTCATCTGGCTATCCTGATTGAAGAAATGCGACGTGAAGGACTTGAGCTTTGTATCTCTCGTCCGGAAGTAATCACGCGTCTTGACGAAAACGGTCATGTCCTGGAACCGATAGAACAGCTAATGATAGATGTTCCTGAACAGCACCAGGGCATTATCATTGAGAAGCTTGCCCGACGTAGAGGCGAGTTGGTTTCGGTTGAGAATGGTAGTACAGGTACGATTCGTATCGAGTTTGAAATCCCCACCCGCGGGTTGATCGGATACAGATCGGAGTTTCTAACCGACACGCGTGGTCTTGGAATCATGGCCTCCCGTTTTGTTGGCTACGGTTCGTGGCGTGGGAATATTGTATCAAGAACCAAAGGTTCTGTTATCAGTATCGAAACAGGTTCCGCTACCGCGTATGCCCTGGAAGGGCTTCAGGAGCGGTCTGTCATCTTTGTCGAACCGACCGAAAAGGTCTATACCGGCCAGATCGTCGGCGAAAACGCAAGAACAATGGATATGACCTGTAACCCAACCAAACGGAAACATCTGACCAACCATAGATCATCTACTAAAGATATGGGCGTTAAAGTTGATGCTCCCCGGAAAATGACACTGGAGCAGGCGATGGAATGGATCAGGGACGACGAACTGGTCGAAGTCACTCCCAAGTCTATTCGAATCAGGAAAGCGATTCTGGATGGCGATGACCGAAGGCGGGCCAGCAAAAAGCTGCTCGGTTTGGACGAAAGCGAAAATGGTTTGCAATTGAGACCTTCCGCATAG
- a CDS encoding DEAD/DEAH box helicase, whose translation MDIIPSLIKGIKQLNFENPTPVQKEAIPAGIQGNDILTVAQTGSGKTLAFGIPMLQRLSQMKRGTGLVVVPTRELAIQVDEQLQALSRLVRLRSAVLIGGASMSLQLNALQKKPRLIIATPGRLMDHIARKSVDLSNTKVLILDEADRMLDMGFAPDIKKIVKSIPGKRQTMLFSATMPKAIEAIADKFMEDPTRIEISRSGATPVEVSHEMFVINKRDKSRLLAFQLKQCSGPVLVFTKTKWMARKLTTKVNNMGFAAAEIHSNRSQGQRQTALEGFKRGRYQVLIATDIAARGIDVSGIELVVNYDMPANSEDYVHRIGRTGRAGKTGHAISYATTDQKGSIGSIERFMNTKLAISALPTLPSEKLLMRKADQSNLRNESAGDDKPLKRKASKKRLSKRQDFKKRISRKSAVKRIELKQNSFKRKDPNRKYASSRNSDGQDRQ comes from the coding sequence TTGGATATTATCCCGAGCTTAATAAAGGGGATCAAACAACTTAACTTTGAGAACCCAACTCCCGTTCAGAAAGAAGCGATACCGGCAGGTATTCAAGGAAATGATATTCTCACCGTTGCACAGACTGGTTCCGGCAAAACTCTGGCATTTGGGATTCCAATGTTACAGCGTTTGTCACAAATGAAAAGAGGCACCGGACTTGTGGTAGTCCCGACTCGTGAACTGGCCATTCAGGTGGATGAGCAACTTCAAGCTCTTAGTCGCTTAGTACGTTTGCGTTCGGCAGTTTTGATCGGGGGAGCCTCAATGTCTTTGCAGTTGAATGCTCTCCAAAAAAAACCTCGCTTGATTATAGCGACTCCTGGAAGACTTATGGATCATATTGCAAGGAAAAGCGTCGACCTTTCTAATACAAAGGTTCTGATATTGGATGAGGCCGACCGGATGCTCGATATGGGGTTTGCTCCTGATATCAAGAAAATAGTGAAGTCAATTCCTGGCAAACGTCAAACAATGCTGTTTTCAGCAACTATGCCAAAAGCAATTGAAGCTATTGCTGATAAGTTCATGGAAGATCCGACCCGTATTGAGATCAGTCGTTCCGGCGCCACCCCTGTTGAGGTTAGCCATGAAATGTTTGTCATAAATAAGCGAGACAAGAGCCGGCTTTTGGCCTTCCAGCTCAAGCAGTGTTCCGGCCCGGTACTTGTATTTACGAAAACCAAATGGATGGCTCGCAAATTGACGACTAAAGTAAATAATATGGGGTTTGCCGCGGCTGAAATTCATTCCAACCGAAGTCAGGGACAAAGGCAAACGGCCTTAGAAGGATTCAAGCGGGGAAGATATCAGGTACTCATAGCAACTGATATTGCCGCCCGTGGAATCGACGTCTCAGGGATCGAACTGGTGGTCAACTACGATATGCCGGCTAACTCAGAAGATTACGTTCATCGTATCGGCCGCACCGGTCGGGCCGGGAAAACCGGCCACGCCATTTCTTATGCTACTACCGATCAAAAGGGGTCTATCGGAAGTATCGAAAGATTCATGAATACCAAACTGGCTATCTCGGCTCTTCCGACCCTGCCTTCCGAGAAGCTCCTTATGAGAAAAGCCGATCAATCGAACTTGAGAAACGAGTCTGCAGGAGATGATAAGCCTTTAAAACGAAAAGCTTCCAAAAAGCGTTTATCAAAACGTCAGGACTTCAAGAAGCGTATTTCCAGGAAATCCGCTGTTAAGCGGATTGAATTAAAACAGAATAGCTTCAAGAGAAAAGATCCGAATCGAAAGTATGCATCATCACGCAACTCGGACGGACAGGATCGACAATGA
- a CDS encoding ABC-2 family transporter protein, whose product MDNTHSGDSSLARSVRLFGRYQATNLSAGIEYRAAFLTQVFAMIVNNSAFIIFWLILFDRVGTIKGYDFTAVMFLWALAATGFGIAAVFFGNSSHLSQIIYNGELDVYLLQPKPVLLNVLISRSHVSGWGDLAYGLILFFATQPISIGGLLLFMLFSIMFAAILISLRVLYHSMTFFLGNAEELATRASDMVISFALYPGTLFDGPVVLLLYSLVPAALAAWIPFEIFQSFDANQLAILICADLLVVGIAYGVFCLGLRSYESGNRMGVRL is encoded by the coding sequence GTGGATAATACACATTCGGGAGATTCATCGCTTGCCAGATCGGTCAGGTTGTTTGGCCGCTATCAGGCGACCAACTTGTCGGCAGGGATCGAGTATCGCGCCGCCTTCCTGACCCAGGTCTTCGCAATGATTGTCAACAACTCCGCCTTTATTATATTCTGGCTGATTCTATTTGACCGCGTTGGTACGATCAAAGGCTATGACTTCACAGCTGTCATGTTTCTCTGGGCGCTGGCAGCAACCGGTTTTGGAATTGCAGCCGTATTTTTCGGTAATTCATCGCATCTATCTCAAATCATCTACAATGGCGAACTCGACGTTTACCTATTGCAGCCCAAACCTGTTCTCCTCAATGTCCTGATCTCGCGTTCACATGTTTCCGGATGGGGAGATCTAGCCTATGGGCTTATCCTCTTTTTTGCCACCCAACCTATCAGCATAGGTGGTCTGTTGTTGTTCATGTTATTCAGCATCATGTTCGCAGCGATATTGATATCTTTGAGGGTATTGTATCACAGCATGACTTTCTTTCTTGGAAATGCCGAGGAATTGGCCACCAGGGCTTCCGATATGGTAATCAGCTTCGCATTGTATCCGGGGACGTTGTTTGATGGTCCGGTGGTTCTTTTGTTATATAGCCTGGTTCCGGCGGCACTTGCGGCTTGGATTCCGTTTGAGATATTTCAGTCCTTTGATGCCAACCAGCTTGCAATCCTAATCTGCGCCGATCTGCTGGTTGTCGGAATCGCCTACGGCGTGTTCTGTCTGGGATTACGATCATATGAGTCAGGGAACCGGATGGGGGTGCGTCTGTAG
- a CDS encoding ABC-2 family transporter protein: protein MKYLRILTISGREQIAYLPAFLLRNVFFVVLMFIFYSLWKAIYQDHTSLEGYTMIQMVWYLTFAEAIELSRSGIMNQIQREVKDGTVVYGLARPYSYVLFKVSRGMGESLIRSLPILVLGFVIAYLFVGPLDGYLTALPFGLTLIAGGILLNVLWQVNIGLLSFWFEEVGPFFWILTKLAFIVGGVFFPIDLYPEWLAGIVRYLPFAFSAYWPARTMVRFDMDVFLIGLSGFAIYATILFMCCAMTFAIARRRVHVQGG, encoded by the coding sequence GTGAAGTACCTCAGGATATTGACTATTTCAGGCCGTGAACAGATTGCGTATCTTCCCGCTTTCTTATTGCGCAACGTGTTCTTCGTTGTACTCATGTTCATTTTCTATTCCCTGTGGAAAGCGATCTACCAGGATCACACTTCACTCGAGGGATATACGATGATCCAGATGGTTTGGTATCTTACTTTCGCTGAGGCTATCGAGCTTTCACGATCAGGAATTATGAACCAGATTCAGCGGGAAGTTAAAGACGGAACTGTTGTCTATGGTTTGGCTCGTCCGTACTCCTATGTATTGTTTAAAGTCTCACGCGGCATGGGGGAAAGTCTGATCAGAAGCCTGCCAATTCTCGTACTGGGATTCGTCATTGCCTATCTGTTTGTCGGGCCTCTTGACGGCTATCTGACAGCGCTGCCTTTTGGTCTGACACTGATTGCAGGGGGAATATTACTGAACGTCCTGTGGCAGGTGAACATCGGATTGCTTTCGTTTTGGTTTGAAGAGGTCGGTCCTTTCTTCTGGATTCTGACCAAACTGGCATTTATCGTTGGCGGAGTATTTTTCCCGATTGATCTCTATCCGGAATGGCTGGCCGGAATTGTGCGCTACTTGCCTTTCGCATTCTCCGCCTACTGGCCAGCGCGGACAATGGTCCGGTTTGATATGGATGTCTTTCTGATTGGGCTTTCAGGATTTGCGATCTATGCCACCATACTGTTTATGTGTTGCGCCATGACCTTTGCGATTGCTCGCAGGAGGGTACATGTCCAGGGTGGATAA
- a CDS encoding ATP-binding cassette domain-containing protein, whose amino-acid sequence MEQALQISGLRKVFRTKVKTSGLAAAMKSLVSPTYRNTTAVDNISFSVDRGEILAFVGPNGAGKSTTIKIVTGIMFPDSGDVTVLGLNPHRERKQLSYRIGTVFGQKSQLWYHLPPIDSFHLLADIYDLDRTESAKRIDFLTEVFQIGDYLRVPVRKLSLGERIRCEIAASLIHKPEILFLDEPTIGLDVIVKQRIRQLIRTINAEDRTTIFLTSHDTGDIGSICKRAIVINHGRIVWDDSVNRMKYSFFRKKTIALRLESPLKLVMDGVEILKKNDRSAKLEINLDRVELSCVIEAIMQNNRIKDMTVTNPPLDDVIAMIYSQETP is encoded by the coding sequence ATGGAACAAGCTCTTCAAATAAGTGGTCTTAGAAAAGTATTCAGGACAAAAGTAAAGACATCGGGGCTGGCGGCCGCTATGAAGAGTCTGGTCAGCCCAACCTATCGGAACACAACAGCCGTTGACAACATTTCATTCTCCGTTGACAGGGGTGAAATTCTCGCCTTCGTAGGTCCCAACGGTGCTGGGAAATCCACAACTATCAAGATTGTTACCGGCATTATGTTTCCCGATTCCGGCGATGTTACCGTGCTGGGTTTGAATCCACACCGGGAAAGGAAACAGCTATCATACAGGATAGGGACGGTGTTCGGTCAGAAATCACAGCTCTGGTATCACCTGCCGCCGATAGATTCCTTTCATCTCCTTGCGGATATCTATGATCTTGATCGCACAGAATCTGCAAAGCGTATTGATTTCCTGACCGAGGTTTTTCAAATCGGCGATTACCTGCGCGTACCGGTGAGGAAGCTATCCCTCGGAGAACGTATCCGATGCGAGATCGCCGCCTCACTCATTCACAAACCGGAGATCCTGTTTCTTGATGAACCGACTATCGGACTTGACGTGATCGTTAAGCAACGTATCAGACAATTGATTCGCACCATCAACGCCGAAGATCGGACTACTATCTTCCTTACCTCGCACGACACCGGAGATATAGGCAGTATCTGCAAACGTGCCATAGTAATTAACCACGGTCGCATCGTCTGGGATGATTCGGTCAACAGAATGAAATATTCGTTTTTTCGGAAGAAGACTATCGCCCTGAGGCTTGAGTCCCCTTTGAAATTGGTCATGGATGGTGTGGAGATCCTCAAGAAGAATGATCGTTCGGCCAAACTTGAGATCAATCTTGATCGGGTGGAACTATCGTGTGTCATCGAGGCGATCATGCAAAATAATCGCATCAAAGACATGACCGTTACCAATCCACCTCTTGATGATGTCATTGCCATGATATACTCGCAGGAAACGCCGTGA
- a CDS encoding protein kinase — translation MAADESHDDRTQSFVALTKGTDVSHYKIIEKIGAGGMGEVYLAEDTELDRKVALKFLSSHLCQDEDCRARFKREAQAVAKLNHPNIVTIFEVAEHNGRPFFAMEHVEGQSVREFSSDEDLPIERILDLGIQICEGLQDAHEKGVTHRDIKLSNILIDSHGRAKIVDFGLASVVGSDQLTKTGSTLGTIGYMSPEQVQGKEIDHRSDLFSLGVVLYELITKQNPFKRDIEAATLKAVCDDMVHPLARYRSDIPEGLQGVIERVLEKHVETRYQSAADLASDIKRVSIKGSSSTSATKQHQSIAVLPFVDMSPEKDQEYFCDGIAEELINGLTQLSGLKVAARTSAFQFKQPDRDIPTIGRELGVTTVLEGSVRKAGNRLRITAQLVSVKDGFHLWSEKYDRTLDDVFAIQDEISLAIVDKLKVRLLGEERSALIKRHTDDQEAHNLYLKGLYFWNRRLEGGMKLAMEHFHQAIEKDPDYALAHVGVADTYNISGFFGFFPPKEAFPRAFTAAKKALEIDDKLGEAHASLAWFYTFHEWDWSAAESEFKRAIELNPNYATAHEWYGVYLIAMGRFDEAIAETERARVLDPLSLIINAVVGVAYYFARRYEESIKNQQKTLDLDPNFLLANTWIVLAYVANGMCESVVKTIRRVEASAVEHAYSLGYFGFACGVCGQEEDALRTLDILNELAKKRYVSPVHQANVLLGLGRMDEAFDLLEKAYVERNPMLVFIGTGPFFDPILSNTRYVELLRKIGL, via the coding sequence ATGGCGGCAGATGAATCACATGATGATCGGACCCAGTCCTTCGTTGCCCTGACCAAAGGCACCGACGTTTCGCACTACAAGATAATTGAGAAGATCGGTGCCGGTGGTATGGGGGAAGTGTACTTGGCTGAGGATACTGAGCTTGATCGTAAGGTAGCACTTAAGTTCCTGTCGTCGCACCTCTGTCAGGATGAAGATTGCCGTGCCCGTTTTAAGCGAGAAGCACAAGCGGTAGCCAAGTTGAATCATCCGAACATCGTCACCATTTTTGAAGTCGCCGAGCATAATGGACGACCTTTCTTTGCGATGGAGCATGTCGAGGGGCAGTCTGTAAGAGAGTTCTCGTCAGATGAAGACCTGCCTATAGAGCGGATACTCGATCTGGGCATTCAGATATGTGAAGGATTGCAGGATGCACACGAAAAAGGTGTCACCCACAGGGACATCAAGCTCTCAAACATCCTCATTGATTCACATGGCAGGGCAAAAATCGTCGATTTCGGTCTGGCTTCTGTCGTGGGGTCTGATCAGCTGACTAAGACAGGGTCAACTCTCGGAACCATTGGCTATATGTCCCCGGAGCAAGTTCAGGGCAAAGAGATCGATCATCGTTCCGATCTTTTCTCTCTTGGGGTTGTCCTATATGAGCTAATCACCAAACAGAATCCATTCAAGCGAGACATTGAAGCCGCGACTCTCAAGGCCGTCTGCGATGATATGGTACACCCGCTCGCGCGGTACCGTTCTGACATTCCTGAGGGCTTGCAGGGAGTAATCGAGAGAGTTCTTGAGAAGCACGTTGAGACCCGTTACCAGTCTGCTGCTGATTTGGCCAGCGACATTAAGCGCGTCTCCATCAAGGGGAGTAGTTCTACATCAGCAACAAAGCAGCACCAATCGATAGCAGTGCTGCCGTTTGTCGATATGAGTCCCGAGAAAGACCAGGAATACTTCTGCGACGGTATCGCCGAAGAGCTGATCAACGGTCTGACGCAACTTAGTGGACTGAAGGTAGCCGCCAGGACGTCGGCGTTCCAGTTCAAGCAACCCGATCGCGATATTCCAACCATAGGACGAGAATTGGGTGTCACAACCGTACTAGAAGGTAGTGTACGGAAGGCAGGAAACCGTCTTCGCATAACCGCACAATTAGTCAGTGTTAAAGACGGCTTCCATCTCTGGTCCGAAAAATACGATCGCACCCTTGACGATGTTTTTGCGATCCAGGACGAAATCTCATTGGCGATTGTGGATAAACTCAAAGTCAGACTCCTCGGGGAGGAGAGAAGTGCGCTCATAAAACGGCACACCGATGACCAGGAAGCCCATAATCTCTATCTCAAGGGCCTGTATTTCTGGAATCGGCGGCTCGAAGGCGGTATGAAGCTGGCCATGGAACATTTTCACCAGGCGATCGAGAAAGATCCCGATTATGCGCTAGCCCATGTAGGTGTTGCCGATACGTACAACATCTCCGGTTTTTTTGGCTTTTTCCCGCCCAAAGAGGCCTTCCCGAGGGCATTTACCGCGGCAAAAAAGGCGTTGGAGATTGATGACAAGTTGGGGGAGGCCCACGCGTCGCTGGCTTGGTTCTACACTTTTCATGAGTGGGACTGGTCCGCGGCAGAAAGTGAATTCAAGCGCGCTATCGAGCTTAATCCAAACTACGCAACGGCTCATGAGTGGTACGGGGTCTATCTCATCGCTATGGGCAGGTTCGACGAAGCGATCGCTGAGACGGAGCGCGCTCGGGTTCTGGATCCGCTGTCGCTCATCATAAACGCGGTCGTAGGGGTTGCATACTATTTTGCTCGCCGGTACGAGGAGAGCATCAAGAACCAGCAGAAAACACTGGATTTGGATCCTAACTTCCTGCTGGCAAACACGTGGATCGTTCTAGCTTATGTTGCTAACGGTATGTGTGAGAGCGTGGTCAAGACCATACGTAGGGTCGAAGCGTCTGCTGTAGAACACGCTTACTCGCTCGGGTATTTCGGGTTTGCCTGCGGTGTGTGTGGTCAAGAAGAAGATGCCTTGAGAACACTTGACATTCTGAACGAGCTGGCGAAAAAGCGGTACGTTTCCCCAGTTCACCAAGCCAACGTCCTCCTGGGCCTTGGCAGGATGGATGAGGCGTTTGATTTGCTCGAGAAAGCCTACGTGGAGAGGAATCCCATGCTGGTGTTTATAGGAACAGGTCCCTTCTTCGATCCTATCTTGTCGAACACGCGGTATGTGGAGTTGCTGAGGAAGATTGGTCTTTAA
- a CDS encoding PadR family transcriptional regulator, producing the protein MIYKNTDSQITNVELTLLQIIGEKEEISGYEINQIVIERCYRNWADIGTTSIYKGLVKLENKHLVTSILKKNKTGKGPVPRLFKLNKRGNKTLKDEILFALSNTNERDYRFDLGLAGLCFVDFKDAIFALGNRKTELIKRQVFIKEKLKNEGTMNLPFSAILVFKHPLSLIKNEIRFIDSIITQLEQKMK; encoded by the coding sequence ATGATATATAAAAATACGGATAGCCAAATTACAAATGTTGAATTAACATTACTTCAAATCATTGGTGAGAAAGAAGAAATCTCTGGTTATGAAATCAATCAAATTGTAATTGAAAGATGTTATAGAAATTGGGCAGATATTGGTACCACTTCAATTTATAAAGGACTTGTAAAATTAGAAAATAAACATCTTGTTACTTCGATCCTGAAAAAAAATAAAACTGGAAAAGGACCGGTACCTCGATTATTTAAACTAAATAAAAGAGGAAACAAGACATTAAAAGATGAAATATTATTTGCATTATCAAATACAAATGAACGAGATTATCGCTTTGATCTTGGTCTTGCCGGATTATGTTTTGTCGATTTTAAGGATGCTATATTCGCGCTTGGAAATCGTAAAACAGAGTTAATTAAGAGGCAGGTATTTATTAAAGAAAAATTAAAGAATGAGGGGACTATGAATCTGCCGTTCTCTGCTATTTTGGTGTTTAAGCACCCATTATCTCTTATTAAAAACGAAATACGATTCATCGATTCTATTATTACACAACTAGAACAAAAAATGAAATAA
- a CDS encoding NAD(P)H-dependent oxidoreductase, giving the protein MKKTLVILGHPSSESFSACLADKYCEGAKDSGNEIKRINVGELDFAPFLKNGYSKEQYIEPDILKSQEQIKWANHLVFIYPTWWATPTALLKAFIERTMLPGFAYKFKKSKHVVAWDKLLKGKSARIISTMDTPPIIYKWIVGDPGYKMMKDMFHFCGIKPVSKTYFGSVKMSSEATRRKWLSKCLNIGRND; this is encoded by the coding sequence ATGAAGAAAACACTCGTCATACTCGGGCATCCTTCAAGCGAGAGCTTTTCTGCATGTCTGGCAGATAAATATTGTGAGGGAGCCAAAGATTCCGGGAATGAAATAAAAAGAATTAATGTTGGCGAACTTGACTTTGCCCCATTTCTCAAAAATGGATATTCAAAAGAGCAATATATTGAGCCAGATATCTTAAAGTCTCAAGAGCAAATAAAATGGGCTAATCATTTGGTCTTCATTTATCCTACATGGTGGGCAACTCCAACTGCTTTGCTAAAAGCATTTATAGAAAGAACCATGCTTCCCGGTTTTGCGTATAAATTTAAGAAAAGCAAACATGTTGTTGCCTGGGACAAATTACTTAAGGGGAAATCCGCTAGAATTATAAGTACAATGGATACTCCCCCTATTATCTATAAGTGGATTGTAGGCGATCCGGGGTATAAAATGATGAAAGACATGTTTCACTTTTGTGGAATAAAACCTGTATCGAAAACATATTTTGGCTCTGTAAAAATGTCATCTGAAGCAACAAGACGAAAATGGCTAAGTAAGTGTCTCAATATTGGGCGAAATGATTAG